Proteins encoded in a region of the Podarcis muralis chromosome 2, rPodMur119.hap1.1, whole genome shotgun sequence genome:
- the LOC114591948 gene encoding putative peptidyl-tRNA hydrolase 2 isoform X1 has translation MQGHLLRLLPQGEARLLPRLPSSQGGWNAAASRAEEATKGARKFTNLDGPRRSRGGEAPLGGRRPLAAASGSRRGDWPRGGGGDGGRLPLAGRRQGRPIGGQSAGSSSCKRMESQALDSDSGVDESLVAPLLELGIPEVAARRALALTGGRSAEAAAQLYFSSGLDSQEEEDAQGSGYYKMVFVVNMELSMGTGKIAAQVGHAAVGLFQLLQEKSSHRDIINQWDEQGAKKVVLQGSNTDQLLELHALALSLELPTYLVQDAGRTQLWGVLSVFQVPTGSHTVLAIMGEEEMVNQVTGQLKLLN, from the exons atgcAAGGCCATCTTTTGCGGCTGCTCCCGCAAGGGGAAGCCCGCCTCCTCCCGCGCCTGCCCTCCTCGCAGGGAGGCTGGAACGCGGCCGCGTCACGTGCGGAAGAAGCGACCAAAGGCGCGCGCAAGTTCACGAACCTGGACGGGCCGCGGCGGTCACGAGGGGGGGAAGCGCCGCTCGGCGGGCGCCGGCCACTGGCCGCAGCCTCGGGGAGCCGACGCGGCGATTGgccgagaggcggcggcggcgacggtgGGCGGCTCCCATTGGCCGGGAGGCGGCAGGGGAGGCCAATCGGAGGGCAGAGCgccggcagcagcagctgtaAAAGAATGGAGTCGCAAGCGCTGGACTCGGACTCGGGCGTGGACGAGTCTCTCGTCGCGCCGCTGCTGGAGCTCGGCATCCCCGAGGTGGCGGCGCGGCGG GCTCTAGCGCTCACCGGGGGCCGCTCGGCCGAGGCGGCGGCACAGCTCTACTTCAGCAGCGGCCTCGATTCCCAG GAAGAAGAGGATGCACAAGGCAGCGGTTACTATAAGATGGTCTTTGTGGTGAACATGGAGCTCTCCATGGGGACTGGAAAG ATCGCCGCTCAAGTGGGGCATGCTGCCGTTGGCCTGTTCCAGTTGTTGCAGGAGAAGTCGTCTCACAGGGACATCATCAACCAATGGGATGAACAAGG CGCAAAGAAAGTCGTACTGCAGGGTTCCAACACTGACCAGTTGCTGGAGCTGCACGCCTTGGCCCTGAGCCTGGAACTGCCAACATACCTAGTGCAAGACGCAGGGAGGACCCAG CTGTGGGGTGTCCTCTCTGTGTTCCAGGTTCCGACGGGCTCCCACACAGTCCTCGCCATCATGGGGGAGGAAGAGATGGTGAACCAGGTGACTGGGCAGCTGAAACTGCTGAACTGA
- the LOC114591948 gene encoding putative peptidyl-tRNA hydrolase 2 isoform X2, with amino-acid sequence MQGHLLRLLPQGEARLLPRLPSSQGGWNAAASRAEEATKGARKFTNLDGPRRSRGGEAPLGGRRPLAAASGSRRGDWPRGGGGDGGRLPLAGRRQGRPIGGQSAGSSSCKRMESQALDSDSGVDESLVAPLLELGIPEVAARRALALTGGRSAEAAAQLYFSSGLDSQEEEDAQGSGYYKMVFVVNMELSMGTGKIAAQVGHAAVGLFQLLQEKSSHRDIINQWDEQGAKKVVLQGSNTDQLLELHALALSLELPTYLVQDAGRTQVPTGSHTVLAIMGEEEMVNQVTGQLKLLN; translated from the exons atgcAAGGCCATCTTTTGCGGCTGCTCCCGCAAGGGGAAGCCCGCCTCCTCCCGCGCCTGCCCTCCTCGCAGGGAGGCTGGAACGCGGCCGCGTCACGTGCGGAAGAAGCGACCAAAGGCGCGCGCAAGTTCACGAACCTGGACGGGCCGCGGCGGTCACGAGGGGGGGAAGCGCCGCTCGGCGGGCGCCGGCCACTGGCCGCAGCCTCGGGGAGCCGACGCGGCGATTGgccgagaggcggcggcggcgacggtgGGCGGCTCCCATTGGCCGGGAGGCGGCAGGGGAGGCCAATCGGAGGGCAGAGCgccggcagcagcagctgtaAAAGAATGGAGTCGCAAGCGCTGGACTCGGACTCGGGCGTGGACGAGTCTCTCGTCGCGCCGCTGCTGGAGCTCGGCATCCCCGAGGTGGCGGCGCGGCGG GCTCTAGCGCTCACCGGGGGCCGCTCGGCCGAGGCGGCGGCACAGCTCTACTTCAGCAGCGGCCTCGATTCCCAG GAAGAAGAGGATGCACAAGGCAGCGGTTACTATAAGATGGTCTTTGTGGTGAACATGGAGCTCTCCATGGGGACTGGAAAG ATCGCCGCTCAAGTGGGGCATGCTGCCGTTGGCCTGTTCCAGTTGTTGCAGGAGAAGTCGTCTCACAGGGACATCATCAACCAATGGGATGAACAAGG CGCAAAGAAAGTCGTACTGCAGGGTTCCAACACTGACCAGTTGCTGGAGCTGCACGCCTTGGCCCTGAGCCTGGAACTGCCAACATACCTAGTGCAAGACGCAGGGAGGACCCAG GTTCCGACGGGCTCCCACACAGTCCTCGCCATCATGGGGGAGGAAGAGATGGTGAACCAGGTGACTGGGCAGCTGAAACTGCTGAACTGA